From the Flavimarina sp. Hel_I_48 genome, one window contains:
- the coaD gene encoding pantetheine-phosphate adenylyltransferase has product MNKAVFPGSFDPLTLGHYDIIERGLTLFDEIILALGNNAQKKYMFSEDQREHFLTETFKDEPRIKVMRYQGLTVEFCKANDAGFILRGLRNPADFEFEKAIAHTNRKLAKIETVFLLTSSGKSYISSSIVRDVIRNNGDYTELVPGAVRV; this is encoded by the coding sequence ATGAACAAAGCAGTCTTTCCAGGATCTTTTGATCCATTGACTTTGGGACATTACGATATTATTGAGCGTGGTCTCACCCTTTTTGATGAAATTATCTTGGCGCTGGGCAATAATGCACAGAAAAAATATATGTTTTCTGAAGATCAGCGCGAACACTTTTTAACCGAAACCTTCAAGGATGAGCCCCGTATCAAAGTGATGCGCTATCAGGGCCTAACGGTAGAATTCTGCAAAGCAAACGATGCCGGTTTTATATTGCGTGGCCTGCGCAATCCAGCCGACTTTGAATTTGAAAAGGCGATTGCACATACCAACCGTAAACTGGCTAAAATTGAAACGGTATTCCTACTTACTTCTTCCGGGAAAAGTTATATTTCTTCATCTATTGTACGTGACGTGATACGAAATAATGGTGATTATACAGAGCTGGTGCCGGGGGCGGTGAGAGTTTAG
- a CDS encoding D-alanine--D-alanine ligase, protein MSKKNIAIVMGGYSSEAQISLKSGRTVFENLDRTIYEPYAVEILRDSWHCVLADGSKIAINKADFSIEIDSKTIFFDAVFNTIHGTPGENGLFQAYLELLDIPQTASDFYQAALTFNKRDCISALKPYGIKTATNYYLNQGDVIDEKAIVERVGLPCFVKANRAGSSFGISKVYEAENLKDAIAISFKEDNEVIIESFLEGTEVSIGVVEYEGQVMALPATEIVSENDFFDYDAKYEGKSQEITPARISEIQAQALKQQAETIFKVLKLKGITRAEFIFHNGEPHFLEINTTPGLTPASLIPQQAKVAGISLQDLFGEMITNVLKEEKNS, encoded by the coding sequence ATGTCAAAGAAAAATATAGCCATTGTGATGGGCGGCTATTCCAGCGAGGCTCAGATTTCCTTAAAAAGCGGGCGTACCGTTTTTGAAAACCTCGACCGTACTATTTATGAGCCTTATGCCGTTGAGATCCTTCGTGATTCGTGGCATTGTGTACTGGCAGACGGTTCAAAAATTGCTATAAATAAAGCCGATTTCAGTATTGAAATTGACTCAAAAACCATCTTTTTTGACGCGGTTTTCAATACTATTCATGGTACCCCGGGAGAAAACGGATTGTTTCAGGCGTATTTGGAATTGCTTGATATCCCGCAGACCGCGAGCGATTTTTATCAGGCCGCGCTTACCTTTAACAAAAGGGACTGCATCAGTGCGTTAAAACCTTATGGAATAAAAACCGCAACCAATTATTACCTCAATCAGGGTGATGTCATTGATGAAAAGGCCATTGTTGAACGTGTGGGGTTGCCGTGTTTTGTAAAGGCCAATAGGGCGGGGAGCAGTTTTGGTATTTCAAAAGTATATGAAGCCGAAAATTTGAAAGATGCAATCGCTATTTCTTTTAAAGAAGATAATGAGGTGATCATTGAATCCTTTTTAGAGGGTACCGAAGTTTCCATTGGCGTGGTTGAATATGAGGGTCAGGTAATGGCCTTGCCGGCAACCGAAATTGTAAGCGAAAATGACTTTTTTGACTACGATGCTAAATATGAAGGTAAATCGCAGGAAATTACCCCGGCGAGAATTTCCGAAATTCAGGCGCAGGCATTAAAGCAACAGGCCGAAACCATCTTTAAGGTTTTAAAACTAAAGGGCATTACCCGTGCAGAGTTTATTTTTCACAATGGGGAGCCGCACTTTCTGGAAATAAACACGACTCCGGGTCTTACCCCGGCAAGCCTAATCCCTCAGCAAGCTAAAGTAGCGGGGATTTCGTTACAAGATCTCTTTGGGGAGATGATCACAAATGTGCTTAAAGAAGAGAAAAACAGTTAA
- a CDS encoding HepT-like ribonuclease domain-containing protein: MFIRAITQFDDFSRDIKTIKSVERNLKIIGKASNKILKEDQNIAEKISQIRNIIDTRCRISHGYEFVSYDILWNIIHNDIPLLKKEVSELLKN; this comes from the coding sequence ATTTTTATACGTGCAATAACGCAATTTGATGATTTCTCAAGAGACATCAAAACCATTAAATCCGTAGAACGAAACTTAAAAATAATAGGTAAAGCTTCAAATAAAATTTTAAAAGAAGATCAAAATATAGCCGAAAAGATCAGTCAGATAAGAAATATAATTGATACCCGCTGTAGAATCTCGCATGGCTATGAATTTGTTTCCTACGATATTCTGTGGAACATAATTCATAATGACATACCTCTTTTAAAAAAAGAAGTGTCAGAACTTCTTAAAAACTAA
- a CDS encoding RluA family pseudouridine synthase — MQDENTTDNEEQDDELYEHYNFTAGKGQEPLRVDKFLMNFVEKATRNKIQKAAKNGNIQVNGEVVKQNYKVKANDVVRVLFEHPPYEFLLVPENIPIDIVYEDDALLVVNKPPGMVVHPGHGNYSGTLINALTYHFENLPENSSGRPGLVHRIDKDTSGLLVVAKTDDAMTHLAKQFFNKTSEREYVALVWGNVENDSGTIEGNIARHPKNRMQNIVFEESDHGKEAVTHYKVLERFGYVTMVSCKLETGRTHQIRVHMKYIGHTLFNDERYGGDAVLKGTTFTKYKQFVDNCFKVLPRQALHAKTLGFEHPVSGEWKSFDSEIPEDMQACFEKWRNYAKHQQM, encoded by the coding sequence ATGCAGGACGAGAATACCACCGATAACGAAGAGCAGGACGATGAGCTTTATGAGCATTATAACTTTACCGCCGGTAAGGGTCAGGAACCTTTGCGCGTAGATAAATTTTTAATGAATTTTGTGGAAAAAGCGACCCGTAACAAGATTCAAAAAGCGGCAAAAAATGGCAATATTCAGGTCAATGGCGAGGTTGTCAAGCAGAATTATAAGGTAAAGGCAAATGATGTGGTGCGCGTGCTTTTTGAACATCCGCCCTATGAATTTTTACTTGTCCCAGAGAATATTCCCATTGATATCGTTTATGAGGACGATGCGTTGCTTGTGGTAAACAAACCTCCCGGAATGGTGGTTCACCCTGGTCATGGCAATTATAGCGGCACACTTATCAATGCGCTTACCTACCATTTTGAAAACCTGCCGGAAAACAGCAGTGGTCGGCCCGGCCTGGTACACCGCATAGACAAAGACACCAGCGGACTCCTGGTGGTCGCAAAAACAGACGATGCCATGACCCATCTGGCCAAGCAGTTTTTTAACAAGACCAGTGAGCGGGAATATGTGGCGCTCGTATGGGGAAATGTGGAAAATGACAGTGGCACTATAGAAGGCAATATCGCCCGCCACCCTAAAAACAGAATGCAAAATATCGTTTTTGAAGAATCTGACCACGGTAAGGAAGCAGTCACCCATTATAAAGTCCTGGAGCGTTTTGGCTACGTTACCATGGTTTCCTGCAAGCTGGAGACCGGTCGTACCCACCAGATTCGCGTACATATGAAATATATAGGCCATACCCTTTTTAATGATGAACGTTATGGAGGTGATGCTGTTTTAAAAGGAACAACATTCACTAAATACAAGCAGTTTGTAGATAATTGTTTTAAAGTGCTTCCACGGCAGGCGCTGCATGCAAAAACCCTTGGTTTTGAGCATCCAGTTAGTGGCGAATGGAAAAGCTTTGACAGTGAAATACCAGAAGATATGCAAGCTTGTTTTGAAAAATGGCGCAATTACGCAAAGCACCAGCAGATGTAA
- the trpA gene encoding tryptophan synthase subunit alpha codes for MNRINKKLAEDKKLLSIYFTAGYPKIEDTMPTLEALQQRGVDMVEIGLPFSDPLADGPTIQESSTHALKNGMTTVKLFEQLKNVREKIEIPLIIMGYFNPVLQYGVEAFCAKCKEVGIDGIILPDLPLAEYEAHYKAIFEENDLKFIFLITPQTSEERIREIDAASDAFIYMVSSASTTGGTGGFDAIQHDYFERIASLNLRNPQIVGFGIKDNDTFKAATKNAKGAIIGSAFIKHITAQGVDKIGDFVSKIR; via the coding sequence ATGAACAGAATAAATAAAAAATTAGCGGAAGACAAAAAGCTGCTTTCCATATACTTTACCGCGGGCTATCCCAAGATTGAAGATACCATGCCTACACTAGAAGCCCTTCAGCAGCGGGGGGTAGATATGGTTGAAATTGGTTTGCCTTTTAGCGATCCTTTGGCAGACGGGCCCACGATACAGGAAAGTTCTACGCATGCGCTGAAAAATGGAATGACCACGGTAAAACTCTTTGAACAGCTCAAAAACGTTAGGGAGAAAATTGAGATTCCCCTAATAATTATGGGATATTTTAATCCTGTTTTGCAATATGGTGTAGAAGCATTCTGTGCGAAATGTAAAGAAGTAGGCATTGATGGTATCATTTTACCAGACCTTCCACTTGCCGAATATGAAGCGCACTACAAAGCGATTTTTGAGGAAAACGACCTGAAATTTATTTTCCTTATCACTCCACAAACCTCTGAGGAGCGTATACGTGAAATTGATGCGGCCAGTGACGCGTTTATTTATATGGTAAGCAGTGCGAGTACGACCGGTGGAACCGGAGGCTTTGATGCCATACAGCACGATTATTTTGAACGCATAGCCTCTTTAAATTTGAGAAATCCGCAGATTGTTGGCTTTGGTATTAAAGACAACGATACATTCAAAGCAGCGACCAAGAACGCCAAGGGAGCTATTATAGGTTCTGCTTTTATCAAACATATTACAGCGCAGGGCGTTGATAAAATTGGCGATTTTGTGTCTAAAATCCGCTAA
- a CDS encoding nucleotidyltransferase family protein, whose translation MKILLDHADQIRELCLKNQVKSLFAFGSVLTERFSDASDIDLVVGIEEKDPFNYNDKYFDLKFKLIELLGRNIDLLEERAISNPYFKEELDRTKVLVYEHQNQNLPV comes from the coding sequence ATGAAAATCCTTCTCGATCATGCGGATCAAATACGTGAACTTTGCTTGAAAAATCAAGTGAAGAGCCTTTTTGCATTTGGTTCTGTTCTTACTGAGAGATTCAGTGACGCCAGTGACATTGATCTCGTGGTTGGTATTGAGGAAAAGGATCCATTTAATTATAATGATAAATATTTTGACCTAAAATTCAAATTAATTGAACTTTTGGGCAGAAATATAGATTTATTGGAAGAAAGAGCGATCAGTAATCCATATTTTAAAGAAGAACTTGATCGCACAAAAGTTCTAGTATATGAACATCAAAATCAAAACTTGCCTGTATGA
- a CDS encoding TonB-dependent receptor family protein, with amino-acid sequence MNKNYLQRSLLFKYILGVALFFCCIPNLVAQQKDSLNPNKENNLPEVLIRSTPIIDTLQRIPASVNVVSAADLQRGDQLSLANEINKNPGIQMQQGALNLSRISIRGLGARSQYSTNRVKAYIEGIPLTTGEGETTLEDIDLNLIERIEIIKGPASSTYGAGLGGVMNISIIKPQQESTSIQLNGLVGSFGTFKSGVTAALASGNASALFSYNHLESDGFRDNSTYDRDTFTAYAKTQLAPAHSLAFFGNFTKLKAFIPSSINLQDFNENPDKAAFTWGQAQGYESYDKAIAGLSHTWNFSDKSAWTTSIFGNYRDGYEPRPFDILDEESFAFGIRSNFNTAFTIGSIPVKSSLGLEYFDESYDVQLFENLYEDNNGNGTLQGNSFSEQHQDRKYLNLFAQFSLQFTERLKGEVGVSYNHSRYVLDDSLNNTGEDRSGKYTYPRQFLPQAGLTYEVVSDKFIYANVSKGFSLPSVAETLTPEGAINTTIEPEIGINYELGLKATWLNKKLYTELALYSIQVNDLIVADRIAEDQYVGRNIGKTDHNGIELLINYNQSIAPGWFLKPYGSLTLNDYSFDEFVDNDVNYNGNDLTGVPDQIYNLGIDLVQNSGFKFNINYRHTGMIPLNDGNTLYSDSYNLLNARADYSFQLLQQLDLTIYTGVNNLTDTDYAAQILPNATGFGGAAPRYYYPGDPVNYYVGLRLNYHL; translated from the coding sequence ATGAACAAAAATTACTTACAGCGCTCCCTACTATTCAAGTACATCCTGGGTGTAGCCCTATTTTTTTGTTGCATACCCAATCTCGTAGCGCAACAAAAAGATTCGCTAAATCCCAACAAAGAAAACAATCTTCCCGAAGTCCTGATTCGCAGTACGCCCATTATTGACACCCTGCAGCGCATTCCGGCATCAGTGAATGTGGTTAGCGCGGCAGATTTACAGCGTGGGGACCAACTTTCACTCGCCAACGAAATCAATAAAAATCCGGGGATACAGATGCAACAGGGCGCATTAAACTTAAGCCGCATCAGCATCAGGGGTCTTGGCGCCCGCAGCCAGTATTCTACAAACAGGGTAAAAGCCTACATTGAAGGCATCCCGCTCACTACAGGTGAAGGGGAAACCACCCTTGAAGATATCGACCTCAACCTCATTGAACGTATTGAGATCATAAAAGGTCCCGCATCAAGTACGTATGGTGCCGGCCTGGGCGGGGTGATGAATATTTCTATAATTAAACCGCAGCAGGAAAGCACTTCCATACAGCTAAATGGACTGGTAGGTTCTTTTGGCACTTTTAAAAGCGGTGTTACCGCGGCACTTGCCTCTGGCAACGCTTCTGCACTCTTTAGCTACAATCATCTGGAAAGCGATGGGTTTAGGGACAATAGTACGTATGATAGGGATACCTTTACCGCTTACGCGAAAACCCAACTCGCCCCTGCACATTCCCTTGCTTTTTTCGGAAATTTCACAAAGCTGAAAGCATTTATACCCAGTTCCATAAATTTACAGGACTTCAATGAAAATCCGGATAAAGCAGCTTTTACCTGGGGACAGGCGCAAGGTTATGAATCCTATGATAAAGCAATTGCCGGACTCTCCCATACCTGGAATTTTAGCGATAAATCTGCCTGGACGACCAGTATTTTTGGAAATTACCGTGACGGTTATGAGCCCCGGCCGTTTGATATTCTTGACGAAGAATCTTTTGCATTCGGTATTCGCAGTAATTTTAACACTGCTTTTACTATTGGTAGCATACCCGTAAAAAGCAGCCTGGGACTTGAATATTTTGATGAAAGTTATGATGTTCAACTTTTTGAGAACTTATATGAAGATAATAATGGCAACGGTACCTTACAGGGGAATAGCTTTAGCGAGCAGCATCAGGACCGCAAATACCTGAACCTTTTTGCGCAATTCAGCCTGCAATTTACAGAACGCTTAAAAGGCGAAGTGGGTGTGAGCTATAACCACAGCCGTTATGTTCTTGACGATAGCCTGAACAATACCGGGGAAGACCGTTCTGGCAAGTATACCTATCCCCGCCAATTTTTGCCACAAGCAGGTCTTACCTATGAAGTAGTTTCAGATAAATTTATTTATGCCAATGTGAGCAAAGGATTCTCACTACCATCAGTAGCGGAAACCTTAACTCCGGAAGGCGCTATAAATACTACTATTGAGCCAGAAATTGGTATCAATTACGAACTGGGGCTTAAAGCGACCTGGCTCAACAAAAAGCTTTATACAGAACTTGCACTCTACAGCATCCAGGTAAACGATCTCATTGTGGCAGATCGCATTGCCGAAGATCAATATGTGGGCCGTAACATTGGTAAAACCGATCATAACGGAATCGAATTGCTTATAAATTACAACCAAAGTATCGCCCCGGGTTGGTTTTTAAAACCCTATGGTTCACTTACGCTGAACGATTATAGTTTTGATGAATTTGTAGATAACGACGTCAACTATAATGGCAACGATCTAACCGGTGTTCCTGATCAGATTTATAATCTGGGTATAGATTTAGTTCAGAACAGCGGATTTAAATTCAATATAAATTACAGACATACCGGAATGATCCCGCTAAATGATGGAAATACGCTTTATAGTGACTCTTATAATTTACTGAATGCACGGGCAGATTATAGTTTTCAACTTTTACAACAACTTGACCTCACTATTTACACTGGAGTGAATAATCTAACCGATACGGATTATGCCGCCCAGATCCTACCCAATGCCACTGGCTTTGGCGGCGCTGCACCACGGTATTATTACCCCGGTGATCCTGTGAATTATTATGTTGGGTTGCGTTTGAATTATCATTTGTAA
- a CDS encoding PQQ-dependent sugar dehydrogenase, with amino-acid sequence MKKYILPLLLVALTIGCKNKKTVAEEDKKELADNGMTIVETATGPVELAAPFASESVNNSSKVIGWEENQSPKAPEGFTVTRFATDLKHPRWTYVAPNNDIFVAESDTKDSANRITLLRDNDKDGTVDDQFVFMEGLNQNFGMLVLGDFFYVANTDGLYRYPYTAGQTEMTAEGEKIVALSASGYNNHWTRNIITNEAKDKIYISVGSASNVGDQGMEKEERRANILEVNPDGSGEIVYADGLRNPVGMDWNPETGELWTAVNERDELGNNLVPDYATSVKKGGWYGWPYSYYGQIKDPRWSDDPHQEMVDKAIVPDVPLGSHTASLGLTFYTADNFPDLYKNGAFIGQHGSWNREPFSGYKVVFIPFESGKPQQPQDFLTGFIDTNDESKVYGRPVCVATAPDGSLLVNDDDSGIIWRVAASK; translated from the coding sequence ATGAAAAAATACATATTGCCCCTACTTTTAGTGGCGCTCACCATAGGCTGTAAGAATAAAAAAACAGTAGCCGAAGAGGATAAAAAAGAATTGGCAGATAATGGCATGACCATCGTAGAGACGGCTACTGGCCCTGTTGAACTTGCCGCACCTTTTGCTTCAGAATCTGTAAACAACAGCAGCAAGGTCATAGGCTGGGAAGAAAATCAGTCCCCTAAGGCTCCAGAAGGTTTTACGGTAACACGTTTTGCAACAGATCTTAAACACCCACGCTGGACGTACGTTGCGCCAAACAATGATATTTTTGTGGCTGAATCTGACACAAAAGATAGTGCCAATCGAATAACATTATTAAGGGACAACGATAAGGACGGTACGGTAGACGATCAGTTTGTCTTTATGGAGGGTCTTAATCAGAATTTTGGGATGCTCGTTTTAGGGGATTTCTTTTATGTAGCAAATACAGATGGCCTGTACCGCTATCCTTATACAGCAGGTCAAACAGAAATGACTGCTGAAGGTGAAAAAATAGTGGCTCTTTCCGCTAGCGGTTATAACAATCACTGGACGCGTAATATCATTACAAACGAAGCAAAAGATAAAATATACATTTCTGTAGGTTCTGCCAGTAACGTAGGCGATCAGGGAATGGAAAAAGAAGAACGACGCGCTAATATCCTGGAAGTAAACCCTGACGGTAGTGGAGAGATCGTCTATGCTGATGGATTGCGCAACCCGGTGGGAATGGACTGGAATCCAGAAACCGGCGAGCTTTGGACGGCCGTGAATGAACGTGACGAACTTGGGAACAACCTTGTGCCAGATTATGCAACAAGCGTAAAAAAAGGAGGCTGGTACGGCTGGCCTTATAGCTATTATGGTCAAATAAAAGATCCACGCTGGTCTGACGATCCCCATCAGGAAATGGTAGATAAAGCCATTGTGCCAGATGTTCCTTTAGGAAGCCATACAGCATCCCTGGGACTTACATTTTATACCGCAGATAATTTCCCAGATTTATATAAAAATGGAGCATTTATAGGCCAGCATGGTTCCTGGAACCGCGAACCGTTTTCTGGTTATAAAGTGGTATTTATCCCTTTTGAAAGCGGAAAACCACAACAACCTCAGGATTTCCTTACGGGTTTTATAGACACTAACGATGAGAGCAAAGTTTATGGTCGCCCAGTTTGTGTGGCTACTGCACCAGACGGTTCCCTATTAGTTAATGATGATGACAGTGGTATTATCTGGAGGGTGGCCGCCAGCAAATAA
- a CDS encoding SulP family inorganic anion transporter has product MKKVLNLFDLTQKVNYKTEVLAGLTVAMTMIPESLSFAILAGFPPLMGLYASFIAGLVTAIFGGRPGMISGGAGATVITLIALMRSDGLEYVFAAVALAGVIQIFIGVFKLGKFIRLVPHPVMFGFVNGLAIVIFMSQLDQFKTIVNGEVAWLSGTSLYIMAGLVALTIAIVVLLPKITKAVPASLVAIIVIFAVVYFLGIDTKTVKDIASISGGFPPFHIPNIPLTWETLKLIAPYSLVMAAVGLTEGLLTLSLVDEITETKGHGNRECIAQGGSNILNGFFFGMGGCPMIAQTLVNLSAGSRARLSGIIAALTILVIVLFGAPVIEKLPMAALVGVMIMVAIGTFEWVSLKIINKVPKKDVFLVIIVAVITVVLHNLALAVLVGVILSALFFAWESAKRIRARKHIDEDGIKHYEIYGPLFFASTTNFTEKFDVQNDPDIVIIDFKESRVSDMSAIEALNVITQRYHKAGKEVHLRHLSEDCIRLLKNAEAIIDVNIMEDPTYKLAADKRDK; this is encoded by the coding sequence ATGAAAAAAGTACTCAACTTATTTGACCTTACTCAAAAAGTTAATTACAAAACAGAAGTATTGGCCGGTTTAACCGTGGCAATGACGATGATTCCAGAATCTTTATCGTTTGCAATCTTGGCCGGTTTTCCTCCATTAATGGGATTGTATGCGTCTTTTATTGCCGGTCTGGTCACTGCAATATTTGGAGGAAGACCGGGAATGATTTCTGGTGGTGCAGGAGCAACAGTTATTACCTTGATTGCTTTGATGCGTTCTGACGGACTGGAATATGTTTTTGCGGCGGTTGCGCTGGCCGGTGTGATCCAGATTTTTATAGGTGTTTTTAAACTGGGAAAATTTATAAGGCTTGTGCCACATCCGGTAATGTTTGGGTTTGTCAATGGGCTGGCCATTGTCATTTTTATGTCACAACTGGATCAATTTAAAACCATAGTGAACGGTGAAGTGGCCTGGCTTTCTGGGACGTCCTTATATATTATGGCCGGTCTGGTAGCCCTGACGATTGCCATCGTGGTTTTATTGCCGAAGATTACCAAAGCGGTTCCTGCTTCCCTGGTTGCCATAATTGTGATTTTTGCAGTGGTTTATTTTCTGGGCATTGATACTAAAACCGTAAAAGATATTGCCTCAATAAGCGGTGGCTTTCCTCCCTTTCATATTCCTAACATACCCCTCACCTGGGAAACCCTTAAATTGATCGCTCCCTATTCTCTGGTGATGGCAGCAGTAGGTTTGACCGAAGGTCTTTTAACCCTGAGCCTTGTAGATGAAATCACAGAAACCAAAGGTCATGGAAACCGCGAATGTATCGCGCAGGGCGGTTCTAATATCCTCAACGGATTTTTCTTCGGAATGGGAGGCTGCCCTATGATCGCACAAACATTGGTTAACCTTTCCGCAGGTTCAAGGGCCAGGTTGTCTGGTATAATTGCGGCCCTGACCATTCTGGTAATTGTATTGTTCGGGGCGCCGGTCATTGAGAAACTTCCCATGGCGGCTCTGGTGGGCGTTATGATAATGGTCGCCATAGGAACCTTTGAATGGGTCAGTTTGAAAATCATCAATAAAGTGCCTAAAAAGGACGTTTTTCTGGTCATAATCGTAGCCGTTATTACTGTTGTACTGCATAATTTGGCCCTGGCCGTCCTTGTAGGTGTTATTCTATCTGCGCTGTTTTTTGCATGGGAAAGTGCTAAAAGGATTCGCGCGAGAAAACATATTGATGAAGATGGGATCAAACATTATGAAATATACGGACCCTTATTCTTTGCGTCCACAACTAATTTTACCGAAAAATTTGATGTGCAGAATGACCCTGACATTGTAATTATTGATTTTAAAGAAAGCCGTGTTTCAGACATGTCTGCTATTGAAGCGCTCAATGTGATCACACAGCGCTATCACAAAGCAGGAAAGGAAGTTCATCTCAGACATCTAAGTGAAGATTGTATCCGGTTGCTAAAGAATGCCGAAGCCATCATTGATGTCAATATCATGGAAGATCCTACGTATAAGCTTGCTGCGGATAAGCGGGATAAATAA
- a CDS encoding cob(I)yrinic acid a,c-diamide adenosyltransferase: protein MKIYTKTGDKGTTALFGGTRVPKHNLRIESYGTVDELNAHLGLIRDQEIDQLHKKNLLQIQKNLFTVGAILATDPQKATLKNGKERLDIKKIKEADLEHLENEMDRMESHLPQMTHFVLPGGHQSVSFCHIARCVCRRAERNASALYEQQPFDKFSLKYLNRLSDYLFMLARMLTHELQAEEIKWIPEKEN from the coding sequence ATGAAAATATATACGAAAACGGGTGATAAAGGCACTACTGCCCTATTTGGCGGTACACGAGTACCTAAGCACAATCTGCGCATAGAAAGCTATGGAACGGTAGATGAACTCAATGCACATCTGGGACTTATACGCGATCAGGAAATTGACCAGCTTCACAAAAAGAACCTGCTCCAGATTCAAAAAAATCTTTTTACCGTTGGCGCCATTCTCGCTACAGATCCACAAAAAGCGACTCTCAAAAATGGAAAAGAGCGTCTGGATATTAAAAAAATAAAAGAAGCTGATCTGGAACACCTGGAAAATGAGATGGACCGCATGGAATCCCATCTGCCCCAGATGACGCACTTTGTGCTTCCGGGAGGGCATCAGTCGGTGTCATTCTGTCACATTGCCCGCTGCGTCTGCCGCAGGGCTGAGCGCAATGCCTCAGCACTTTATGAGCAACAACCCTTTGATAAATTTTCATTGAAATACCTCAACAGACTATCTGACTATCTGTTTATGCTGGCACGAATGTTGACCCATGAACTACAAGCAGAAGAAATTAAATGGATTCCCGAAAAGGAAAACTAG
- a CDS encoding PASTA domain-containing protein, translated as MGFIRFIFSKSFLIQLALAAVIIVGLVFLSMYWLQGSTNHDQRIAVPDLGKMNLALVKQKLKESDLNYVVIDSSNYNPDFPKYSVIEQTPAPGKFVKENRKIYLVMNPSGYRQIEVPSIIGRTLRQAEPTLIAMGFKVGKITYKPYIAEDEVLEMRHEGKKLEEGVPLRKTATIDLVLGDGKSGYDN; from the coding sequence ATGGGTTTTATACGCTTTATATTCAGTAAATCTTTTTTAATTCAGCTGGCTCTGGCAGCTGTGATTATCGTGGGGCTTGTTTTTCTTTCTATGTACTGGCTACAGGGATCAACAAATCACGACCAGCGTATTGCCGTGCCTGACCTTGGCAAAATGAACCTGGCTTTGGTAAAGCAAAAGCTGAAGGAATCTGACCTCAATTATGTAGTGATTGACTCTTCTAACTACAACCCGGATTTCCCGAAATATTCCGTAATTGAACAAACCCCGGCACCCGGAAAGTTTGTAAAGGAAAACCGAAAAATATACCTGGTCATGAACCCTTCTGGTTACCGCCAGATCGAAGTGCCCAGTATTATAGGACGTACCTTGAGACAAGCGGAACCTACGCTTATCGCTATGGGTTTTAAAGTAGGCAAAATTACCTACAAGCCCTACATTGCCGAAGATGAAGTACTGGAAATGCGGCACGAAGGCAAAAAACTGGAAGAGGGCGTACCCTTGCGGAAAACAGCAACGATAGATCTTGTTCTGGGCGACGGCAAAAGCGGATACGATAATTAA